The Vairimorpha necatrix chromosome 11, complete sequence sequence cttatgatatttaaaactaaGAATTACAATATAGTTTAAGCGCTTACAACTATCtaatataaattctaaattgaacatttgaaaatttttaaataattaaaatttaatatgtaGATTAGATATTTTAAGCACGTAAAAAAggtaaaaattaaataaatttttttatgtataatatatatagcTTATGCTGTCCTTCTGTAAAcatgtttaaaaattatatattttaatttcattttatttttttagtttccGTTTTGCAACAGAAGAAACTAAAAAGGAGAAATTATGATTTACCCGTAATAAGacttaaatcaaaaatattataaaattcgATATACTAACTCTAATGTTTTTGGAATTTTCTGAAAGGGCTAAATCgattctaaaaaacaattctgacgatttttgtaattattaactacaaaataatatttaaatagcTCCGTATTAACATATATTATCCACcaaatcattaaaaattaaagtattaaatttatctttgaTATTACTTAAACGTAATAAATACTAGATGTATTGCGTGGAGATTTCTAAAACACAAAATAGgggtaaaataaaattataattccTTATATTTGTGATGATGTGTATTGATATcattacaaatatttgaatgtaaaatataaaagataacTGACATAGAATAAATGTATTATGATCATAAATTCAGAGTAAAATCAAATACAGAAACATtaccataaaaaaatgtcagCGGCAGGATACGTTACATTGATAATATAAACCAAGCCTCTTTAATGTTATATGATGTGGTTTTTACTTCATTATTTTGGTTTATCTGgtcaattaaattttttttttcaaggACTTAAgtatgtttaaaaaatttattgtaatcATTAAAGTAcattttatcaataaaaatttttttaaaatattgcTGTCATGTCTATAggtataaaatttgaacTAATATGGTattattcaaaataatactatgctttatttatttagtaaaaaaaaccataatattttaacttGATATAAATTGTAATAGTATTGCTTAAGCTCTTTTATTAGATAATTAACAGTTCTATATAaagatgaaaatttttactaaaattgaaattttactaaatcgacaaaatattatcgCAGCATCACAAAGTATAATAAAGAAcaaacaatttttatttttacattgtAATTGGAAATGAATTGATAAAGCTATATAACAATAAGAATATTTCTTTACGATCATTTGCATATATTATTGTGTTATTTATGTTCTGTAGTATTTATTTCAtgttaaattatttctagTAGTTGTCgataaatttgtttgtgTAAAGtatttgaaattataaatatttaaagcatttctaaatattttctttaaaacttttaaaacaagtgacaaataattaatattaaatataaatttattttgatatgATAATATTAAGAACTATCTACGTGGGtatatttatcaaattttataaattttttaatcttttttcataattttaatcCATAGACCAATTCATTAAACGTCAAAATGACTGGttgttatattaaaaaaattatttttcttaccCCATAAAGATGTTGCTAATagtactaaaaattttatttgtactCTCTACggatattatatttaatggATTTAATTCAGAAGTCATCAATAAACTTAACGCGGGTCATTATCTGACATTAGGAATATATGATAAGTATCGTATACATTTTTGTCATGTCCTCAAAACCATGACATCTGTGTTTTACTGtgttaaaactttaatcaGTAAAACACTGCCCCGAACGAATAGTCTAAGGCGGTGATCTCTAACGATCGGACATGAAACGTTATgtttcataaataaatataaatagtcCAAAAAAGTTAGAAGACACCGAGCATGAAGAGTAACTTTAATAacaaatcaaataaaaagaaatataatacaaatattttagaaatgtatttaaaaaacggaGATATTACTCCAGTTCATGTCATTTTGAATTCAAAGACATTAAATgaacaaaacaaaaaacgAAATAACGAAGATGACTATATACAAGTCAAAATCAAAGTTCCAGACTCGGACCTGGAATTTacgaagaaattaaaaataataaaaaacatcgAAGAATTCGATTTCATTCCTTGGTTTAAGGAATTTGAAGAAATAGCCACACAGAACAAATGGAATGCTGAACAAGGCATCATGATACTACGAAATTTAATTACTGATCGACGCCTAGAAGCGGATATTTTCATTACAGATGCAGCAACAACCAAAAGAAACTTaattaaacatatttttgagCAAGATGCTAAAGAAATGTTGCAAGAAGCCTTTAAGGTAAAACAAatagattttctttttatagaaaactATTATGAAAAGATTTACAACAAGATAAGTATCTATAGCGCTTATTACGAAATAAGCAAATCGGAATTTAACAGACATTTAAGCGAATGCTTTTATCAAGGGTTAGGAAGAAACTCTACgtttgaaataataaaacataacTTAGGCGAGAACGTCTTAAATGCTTATAATCacctaaaaaatattgagaaAATGATTCGAAAGAAAGCAGaaactaagaaaataaacaagGTGTCTAATGACGAGCCAGTATATCAAGAAAGAGAAGGATCATACAGTAAAAAGTTTTCAAACAAGACGAATAACCCAAGATCTTcgtatataaataaatggtgTTCTATACACAAAAACACTAGCCACGACACCAAAGACTGTTATTACAATAAAGACCgacaaaatgaaaataagaagaaagaaacaAGAGAAAATCTCAAGATAATCAAAGAACCAATAAAAGTAATAAATGGAATTGAATTAGAAGGTTCAAttgaaaagaaagaaaCCAGATTTTTAATCGATACAGGTGCCacaagaaattttattagtaataaaaagatcaaAGAATTGAAATTATCACCCATTGAAGATGTGGAAATCCAAACAAAATTTGCCAATGAgcaaaaagaaataactAACAAAACAGTACTTGTTAGAATAACATTAAAGAATCTaatgaaagaaaaatacgtaagattttatatattaaaaaacaacagCGATGATGTAATATTAGGAAATGAATTCCTAGTCGCAAATGAAGCAGTAGTAAATTACAAAGAAGGAACAATTTATGTAGGAAGGGAGAGATTGAAATTTCTACATAACGACGAATGTTGCGAATTAGACGCAATGTTATTTGAGAAAATGAATGTGTGCAAACAGGTAGATGAATGTGCATtaaaaacagaaaataaaaagaactttaaaaaagatgaaaaagaaagaatttatattgaCAGAAAAATGactaaagaatttattaaatttgtcCACGAATTGTCGGGACATTGCGGGCAAGTAATCATGTATTTAAACTTAAAAAGATGGTACAACATCATAAACATTAGAACAGTGATCCGCAAGATATGCAATCAGTGTATCGTATGTAAAGAAAACAAGGATTTTAAACAGCAGAATctagaaagaaataaaatagataGCAGTGCACCatttgaaataataagCACAGATATTTTTGGTCCTTTTCTCCTGGAGGAGTTTGAGGGCGACTCTCTAAACCATAAGGGTTATATCTTGACCATAACCGATGTGTTTTCGAGATTCACGAGAATTTGGTTTGGTGAGAAGTTTAGGAGTGAGGAAGTTATTATGTGTTTAAACGAATGGAGTGATGATTTTGCGAAGCCTAAAGCGCTAATTTCGGACAATGGTCCGCaatataaaagtaaaaaaatgaaagattatactaataaaatacaaatcgAACATCGGCTAATACCGATATATTACCCTCAAAGCAATGGAATTTCAGAACGTATAAATCAAACAATTGCAGAAGTGCTGAGAATGAATATAggaaagaatataaaacacATTATTATGCAAATTGAACATCggataaataataatgttaATACCACACTGGGAATTGCGCCTAGAGAAGCAATTTATAAGAATAGTTTTTATGACATTGAGAAAAGGGTTAATGTGCCATTTTTGCGAAACATACCTGCAGTTGAAGTGAACTATAAGCGACGTATCGCAGTAAATGACATTGtatacttaaaaaattatagcaATAATAAACTCGAGCGGAAATACTATGGGCCGTTTAAAGTTATGGAAATCGGTAAGAAAGGAAGTTGGGTTCGACTTAAAGACATGCCCAACTGGGTTCATATTAAACAGTTGAAGCTGTAGGGGGGCAGACTGTCATGTCCTCAAAACCATGACATCTGTGTTTTACTGtgttaaaactttaatcaGTAAAACACTGCCCCGAACGAATAGTCTAAGGCGGTGATCTCTAACGATCGGACATGAAACGTTATgtttcataaataaatataaatagtcCAAAAAAGTTAGAAGACACCGAGCATGAAGAGTAACTTTAATAacaaatcaaataaaaagaaatataatacaaatattttagaaatgtatttaaaaaacggaGATATTACTCCAGTTCATGTCAATTTTATTGACTATAATAGAAATACAGAACAGTTAATtgctaaaataaaaactaaacaGATTAATGCTAACAATAGAGCAAAAACATTAGGGAAAGATATTGAGATTACGAATAAatctagaaaaaataaaaaatctaggACCGACAGAATATATGAGAAGATCTTGTATAATCCAGATCAAACAATTCTtgaattttcaaaaatgattatagacaaaatttttaatgataatGGTCCAATTCTTGttgtaatattattatttataaacaagAACATGTTGTggagaataaaaatatgaaagaacttataaatatcttaaGTAACAATACTGAATCAGATAATTTCTACTATATAATAGAGCACAACAGTAGTTTGCCATACgcattttcaaaaatacaaaaatacttaCAAGACAAAActaattataatatgaaaataggagaatatattaaaaataacaaatacTCTGAACAATTGAGACATTTAAAAAGTCTTGAATACGtcaatgataaaatttatccacttgacaaattttttgaaaaattttttatcaattttttcatcGTTACAAGAAACCactttcatttttttaaattggaTGTCAGAAATATCAATATagacatattttttattaacgAAATAAAGAAAGAGTGCAAATACAATGCtgaagaaattaatttatatgttaaattttttgatttatataatttttatgaaataagAAGAAAGAGCGATTTTAATACATCtgaaacaaaatataaaacaaatgaGCTGATATCAATAGAATATAAAGACTACAAAGTCATATTCAATTATATGAACTATAAAACTGTATTTGCGTCCAATGAAGATCCAAATAGATCAAAAGGCGATTATTTAATTGGTACTTACGTATTAGCAGATTTTTACAGAATAGTAGAATATCTATTTGAGACACAAAAGAAACAATTTGTTGGactagaattttttttccaatTAATGAAGGAGAATgataaagtaaaatatatcataaatagaatcttaaacaaaaaagattcTGCAATaggaattattttttctcatatcttttttaaaagcaGTTTATTAGATAGAACAGAAATAGAAGATTTCAATATTTATGGCTtagatataattaaaataatagaagattttattacCAACACTAGAAACGAGACTACTCTCCTGATGAAACATTGTCTGTTTATTGAAACAGCCGAGATAATAAATGATAATGCTTTTTTAGAAGattcaatatttaaaattataaagaatttgTCAGGACAAGAATCCAGCCATAATGCGATACTTgatttaatgaaattatttgaagatttagaaaaaaagaaaaaattttattgataaaacacaaagaaaatttttaagaaagtTAAGAAACATTGAAAAGATTTATTCTAGCAAATTTATAGACCTAAGCAGTAAAGAAATGAATGATAATATAAAGATagttaaatatataaaaaagtcaTTAAGTAATCATAAATCTAATAAGTattaaacaatattaataaacaaattattacttttaaagttcaataaaaattttattttataaaaattataattatattaatcaAGAAATTATTACTCTGAGtgatcaaaattttaaacagaTTTtcactttaaaaaatcaaattattatttttaaaaaactgcACCACTTACATGCAATGTAACTAAAGCTTAAAGCGTGTAAATgcaaatatatataagaaaatatttttaaaatgattttagaAATCTTGACGATGGACTCTCGCCTAAGCACGGAAGCTAAATAATACGAAGAAGATATAAGCAATTATTAAAGTGGcttctataaataaattcataaCTCAatacaatatataaaattttaaaaaaccaattttaattttttataaaattaatattttattttgtttcttcTTCCCCTTGCTTAGTATCTTGCTCAGTATGTTGCTTAGTATCTTGCTTAGTATCTTGCTTAGTATTTTGCTTAGTATGTTGCTTAGTATTTTGCTTAGTATCTTGATTAGTATCTTCCCCTTTCTTAGTTTCTTCTTgttccattttttttatttcttcttctgcTTTAACTAAACACCCTTTCAAATcatctttaattttctcAAATACCGTTCTATCAAAACTTGAAGCATTAAATAAATCCAatctcatttttttatcaatctcttccaatttataaaacattcCTTGTAACTTAAAATACGATGGATTAGATTTCTTACTAAACCtttctttatattcatttatcgtatttttcatattttcaatttcttctctaatatttttttctaatttttcaaatttctCAGTTACAAAACTTAACTGTTTTATCGTATTATTTCTtacttcttcttcttcttcaaGTGCATTACAACTTGGTATATCAAATAAATCCATAGCTATGTTTCTTACTTTTTCTTCGTCTTcgttattaaataaatcttttaagtTTCCTGACATACAATCTAATAAACTCATTGCCATAGTTTCTAATTCATTTCTCATATGAccaattttttcaatattagtTTCTAATaatcttaatttttcttctaattttattaattcgtcttttttttcttgtgaCATTTCAAAtgtttcaaatttaaattctaaatttttttcatcaattttacaagattttatttctaataggcctagtttattaatttgtaataaaatttttactggTTCAGCTTCTTCAgtatcttctttatttattattaattttccTATAAATTCTTCATCTTCTGTAAATTCCAAAAtgaaagaattttttctattgtaagttaaagttttagaagtttcaattaaatctgtttttttaaaaatttcagtttttttttcattaccttcaatttttatatttatatttctacCTATGACGTCATTtagtttaaatttatttgataaaattgaGCATGCCATTCCCAAAGCTGTACCAATAGCACAACTTTCTGTTAAATCTAAAGTTGATTgatattcaatttttttttctaaaattttttttattaaaaatgaactTGAGTTTCCTCCTGTAATTTCTGTAATTCCTTCAAAttttgtttcattttttattatttctaaaaatttttcaattttttccaTATCTTCTTTACAAGCTACTAAATATTCTTCCTGTGTAATTTGTATATTAACAGGGGtttcattaaaataaatttgtgtATTAGCAGTTTCTGAAGagtttaaaattgtttttaatttttccaaatgtctaataataatttctcttataatttttttatcttctaatttatatttttttattattaaatttatcaatttttcgtcaaaattttttgccccaatttttaaattatttaagtaGGTAGGTGtcaatttgaaatttatatagttAAATATTCCTATTTCTGTTTTTGTATGCCCAAAATCcataatcataaatttttcctGTATTTTTTCCCTTCTCAAACAAGCAAACATTCCTATTGCGCTTATATCATTGTAAAATCTTTCTACTTTCATATTACacaattttgaaatttctaataaaaattttttatcagaatatttaaaatatgaaggTATAGAAATACAAATAGAAGGAGCTCCttttgtattattttttattattctgtctaaatattttaagaacATTAAATAAACTTGACAATTTTCATTAGTTAAATCATCTctgaaatttctaaatcttAGATTTATAGTTTGTTCATGTTCTCCTGTAATATTATTACCAAATTTCCTTATAGGGGTAGTTAGTTCTAATAAAGTAGGAATTGATCTTTTTCCTTGTTCGTCTCCTATGATTTTACCATTTTCTTTAGAACTAGAAATAGTTGTTTTATAAGAACCAAAATCTATACCAATGAATTCCATAATTTGgggtataaaaaaaagaagaaatttatatttcgaAATTTTCAAGAAAATTCAAGAAAATTCAATCTCATGAAATTGATTTAGTCTTATGGGATTGAATTTTCTAAAGCGATTAAGTCTTATGGGATTCTAAGTCTTATAGAATTCTAAATCTTAAGACATTGATAAGTAttataattctttttaacTATTTTATTGGTAGTTAGTTTTGACTACcctttctttttctttgaaattttaaaagtgtCTAGTGCTTATTTTTCAGATATTTATCTGATATTTgttcattttaaattattatttttgtaaaactcagttccaaaatatctttttttagaatttatttaactcCTCTCTAGAAATAATATGAAGATAAATGTTtcaattgaatttttactATCAAAGAaatcaatattattattattaaatttgtcTTTATATCGTATAAATATGCTTTTAACTAAGCCTAGATCTACTTATAGTATTTACTGATTGAGGTATACTAGTCAAATATCAAGCATGTCTAGATCTGAAATTAGATACATAttcaatattataaattgagcacttattttatataatataagcTCTTTATCTCTAGAAGtacattaataaaatattgcaTCTCTTTAATAAGCTCACTTTTGTGCTTAAAAAAGACAAGgcacaaaataaaatatgaagaacCATAAATTAagtcaaataaaatttttaaattttagtttaCTATGTTTATAGGAATATTCTTTAATCtctcttttaattttttaatttattttatagtacattgtatattatttaaagttGTCTCtataaaagtataaataCTCCTCTAAATCTCCCCCACATGAATATCCTTCTCTTCCTTTTTTCAGTTTACTCCACCACTGAGCAAATTACTTACCAAGGCATAAGAAACCTCCTCGACTCttttaatgtaaatttCGTCAAATATGTAAGCGACTCAGAAGAAAGAACAATCAAGTACATTAACAATCTCTTAGAAGAGAAATCCAGACAGGACATTGAGAGACAGAACAATCTCCAGAAGAATATCGAGGAACTCTTAAAGAAGCATGAGACTAAGGATTCACTCCTGAATCTCCTCCCTCTCTTGAACAAGACACAGAATAATGAAGAGGCTTTATTAAGCCTCTTGACTAATAAAGCGGGAGATAGTAAAATGCCTCTGCTTTTGTACTTGATGAATAAAAGCAATACGCAGATACCCCCCAATTTATTAGTGACACTGTTTAATAATACGGGAGATAATGAGACATTAGtgaattatttattgtatCAAAAATTAACCGAACAAAATCAATCTTGTCCTCAAGCACCTAATCAAGCTTTTACTATTCCTCAAGGATCAAATCAAGCTTTTAATTATGGACCTACTCCGCCCACTTTTAATACTCAGCCTGCAAGTTATGGCCCTGCCCCCGAACCCCGTGTGATCCCAAATTGTCCTTTGTACGCTGAGACATGTCCCACTGGAGTAGAGACAAGGGAATATGGAAGAAATTATGGTAAGAGACCTtaagtttattaaattgtaaatattttaaaacatcttcttttatattttgtaaatttaattacatGTTGTGCATTTATGAACGATCAAGACTGTGTGTCCTTACACATGAGAAAGGAATCTTTCTCATGTGTAAATtccaaaatttataaaaatgtttagcctgtattataaacattttcttctttttaaattatttaaggTTTActctaaattatttaaggTTTATTTGAAACTATAAATAGGCCTCATTTTTTCATCCTTAATGTTGTCTGTCTTAAacttgtattttatatacacGACTAATCCAAGTGAAGAAGACTTGACTCAGTATGGGGCATGTAAAAGAGACGAGTATCAGTATCGTACAAGGAAACTTTATAACTCAGAGTCTTCAGACGCACATGACGTCACAATTGATATGCCAACAGAAGAGACCATTAATACCCAGTTTAATGAAGCTGAGTCTATTAGTACTGAGACCATCCATCAAGAAACTATTGAAGGAGTGCCTATTAGTACTGAGACAATTAGTCAAGAAACTATTGAAGGAGTGCCTATTAGTACTGAAACAATTAGTCAAGAAACTATATGTACTGAAACAAtcattaaagaaattataagtACCCAATTTATTGAAGGAGTGCCCATAAGTCAAGAAATTATTGAAGCAGAGTCCATTAATACCAAGTTTATTGAAGCAGTGCCTATTAGTCAAGAAGATATCAGTACCCAGTTTATTGAAGCAGAGTCTTCTAATGCAGAAGTAATCCTTACAGAGACAagagaattaaaaaatgaagaagatCTAAGAAATGACGAAGTAATCCCCGTAGAGACAAGCGAAATAAGAAGTGACGACGAAAATATACCAGCTTGTGTTTACAGAATGGAAGATTCGACATACCTGGACGCAGaagatgaaaatataaaagacaGAGAAACTAAAATGCATTTTAGAGATGGAGAGGACACTGTCCTGTACGATATAATGAATAAACTAGAAGAAATCTCTAAGAAGATAGACTGCTATGGTAACCTCTACCAGGGACTAGTAGACCAAGAtatcttgaaaaatataacagaagaaaataataaacaagCCGCCAGTTTAGTGTCAAGCATAGGCTTACTATATAACCACTATTTAGGGGTGATCAAAAATGAGATACTGCCTGAAATGGCAAAGGAAATAGTAAGCGAAATTAAGCAAGAAATGAAGAAGATCCTTAATATTGACCCACAAGAAAAtgcttcttcttcttcttctaaGAATAATAAGGATATGATaatacaattatatttaagtGGACGAATAG is a genomic window containing:
- a CDS encoding putative SP-containing protein; the encoded protein is MNILLFLFSVYSTTEQITYQGIRNLLDSFNVNFVKYVSDSEERTIKYINNLLEEKSRQDIERQNNLQKNIEELLKKHETKDSLLNLLPLLNKTQNNEEALLSLLTNKAGDSKMPLLLYLMNKSNTQIPPNLLVTLFNNTGDNETLVNYLLYQKLTEQNQSCPQAPNQAFTIPQGSNQAFNYGPTPPTFNTQPASYGPAPEPRVIPNCPLYAETCPTGVETREYGRNYGKRP
- a CDS encoding heat shock protein SSE1-like protein, which produces MEFIGIDFGSYKTTISSSKENGKIIGDEQGKRSIPTLLELTTPIRKFGNNITGEHEQTINLRFRNFRDDLTNENCQVYLMFLKYLDRIIKNNTKGAPSICISIPSYFKYSDKKFLLEISKLCNMKVERFYNDISAIGMFACLRREKIQEKFMIMDFGHTKTEIGIFNYINFKLTPTYLNNLKIGAKNFDEKLINLIIKKYKLEDKKIIREIIIRHLEKLKTILNSSETANTQIYFNETPVNIQITQEEYLVACKEDMEKIEKFLEIIKNETKFEGITEITGGNSSSFLIKKILEKKIEYQSTLDLTESCAIGTALGMACSILSNKFKLNDVIGRNINIKIEGNEKKTEIFKKTDLIETSKTLTYNRKNSFILEFTEDEEFIGKLIINKEDTEEAEPVKILLQINKLGLLEIKSCKIDEKNLEFKFETFEMSQEKKDELIKLEEKLRLLETNIEKIGHMRNELETMAMSLLDCMSGNLKDLFNNEDEEKVRNIAMDLFDIPSCNALEEEEEVRNNTIKQLSFVTEKFEKLEKNIREEIENMKNTINEYKERFSKKSNPSYFKLQGMFYKLEEIDKKMRLDLFNASSFDRTVFEKIKDDLKGCLVKAEEEIKKMEQEETKKGEDTNQDTKQNTKQHTKQNTKQDTKQDTKQHTEQDTKQGEEETK